The following nucleotide sequence is from Juglans microcarpa x Juglans regia isolate MS1-56 chromosome 6D, Jm3101_v1.0, whole genome shotgun sequence.
GAGCATCAGGGGTTTGAGCTTGTCAGCTTACTTACAGCATGTGTTGAAGCAATTGGATTTCGGAATATCGCAATGATTAATCATTTTATAGCCAAGTTGGGTGAGCTTGCTTCGCCAAAAGGAAGCCCTATTAGCCGTCTATCTGCTTATTACACTGAAGCTTTGGCTATAAGAGTCACAAGGCTTTGGCCTCATATTTTTCACATCAACACTCCTCGGGAGCTTGATCGGGTGGATGACGACTCTGGCTCTGCACTAAGCCTTTTTAACCAGGTGAGCCCAATTCCAAAGTTTCTTCATTTCACATCAAATGAGATATTATTGAGAACCTTTGAAGGGAAAGACAGGGTTCATATTATAGATTTCGACATTAAGCAAGGGCTTCAGTGGCCTAGTTTGTTCCAGAGTTTAGCTTCTAGGACTAGTCCTCCAAGCCATGTGAGAATCACCGGTATCGGGGAGTCCAAGCAAGAACTGAATGAAACAGGAGATAGGCTTGCTGGATTCGCCGAAGCATTGAACCTGCCTTTCGAGTTTCATCCAGTAGTGGACAGGTTGGAAGATGTGAGGCTGTGGATGCTTCATGTGAAGGAGCAAGAATGTGTGGCCGTGAACTGTATTTTCCAAATGCACAAGACGCTTTCCGATGGGAATGGAGGGGCACTAAGGGACTTTTTGGGACTCATCCGCAGCACAAACCCCACAATTGTCATTATGGCAGAGCAAGAGGCTGAACACAATGACCCCAGGTTGGAAACCAGAGTTTCCAATTCACTGAAACACTACTCTGCCATATTTGACTCTATTGGTTATAGTCTTCCCTTGGACAGCTCCGTCAGGCTAAAGATAGAGGAGATGTTTGCACGTGAGATCAGGAACATTATTGCTTGTGAAGGAAGGGATAGGCTAGAGAGGCATGAGAGTTTTGAGAAGTGGAGGAAGTTGATAGAGCAAGGAGGGTTCCGATGCATGGGAATTAGCGAGAGGGAAATGCTTCAGAGCCAATTGTTGTTGAAGATGTACTCTTGTGAAAACTTCAGTGTTATGAAGCAAGGGCAAGATGGAGTGGGGCTTACTTTAAGTTGGCTAGATCAGCCTCTTTACACAATCTCGGCATGGGCGCCACTTGATATTACTGGCAGTTCGTCCTCTTATTCTCAGCCAAGTTGAATGCTTTGGGTTTCGTTTTCTCTATGCATTTCCAATACCTTCCATTCCGGTCTAGCATACAGAAAAGGGATATACAATTCTTTATAGGTAGGAAAGTATCAttattctttcattcttttgttgCAGATAAGATTGTCAGTCAATAGTGTCAATTATTTGTAGGTCGATACTGATTACACAGTGGTTGCAGGCCAGATTCCTATATTTCAGGCACTAGTATTTTGAGTCAGTTTGTGTTTATTCATTAATTCTTTATGTATGCTGAAATTCTTTGTTAATCATCTTTCATTGTATTGCTTTGTTACACATAAATCATGTACTTTTGTGCACTCATTGTGTTATTCATGAAACGATTTCATTGATTTATAAGTTGTTAATTTCTATAATTTGTCGTAGTTCTATCTGTTTTGGACTCTATTTGACAATCTAATGGGTGAGAATGTGTGATGCAAAAGTTGTTTACATGTGTGTAATCATCACCACTGGGCCAAAAAAGTGTAACCGAATAAATAGGTTCTGCTGGAATTATCAACAAAAGATTTCTTCACGTAAGTTCAGCTGATCATATGGGTTCTTTAGAATCATAGCAATAGACCACTTCACATAGGAAAAATTCTACTTCACATAGACTACACGTTTATTAGCAGAGCAAGGAAACAAGACAATAATGGAGACTGGATTCAAATCATGCAGAGGTTCTTTTCAGGATCATTTTCCATGTGAACTAAATTGCCAAGCTACCCCTGACTATGATACTATGATTTGGATTATGATGAGGTGATAGCATTGTATGGATCGAGGTTTCGGTTACCAAAGTGAACCATACTACCCTGGCATGAAATCAAAACCAGAATCGACGGTCATAGAAATCGACAAATCTCCAACAAACCAGAATTGCATATGATCTTATTGATCCACCTAATAGTTCTGGTTCCTGGTATTTTAGTTCACAAGTTCTCTC
It contains:
- the LOC121235820 gene encoding scarecrow-like protein 28, producing MLAGCSSSTLLSPRHRLRSEAPAPLQACHFQLPSMSTQRLDLPCSFSRKDTSRSQTIRPVGLSVEKPIESKTGSCSLKQSIRLPPLSTSTSTSAQTTFIDAKREIKNEFWEQGKSLKRLAERGSVDESCISRAKRKKGGSDNGKSDDIRGGGRDNLSLGQLGAGNFWFQPSLDASRSVPGIIGLSPPHVPFSLTYSEEEERICYVPGEVISPPLPLSNNPWVESIVTEITDLGEKDGETSHGLVKEASGSSSSSDSQSLGLRLNENVSEQEVGNGSRNPYSHEDHEVETREEDNRDEHQGFELVSLLTACVEAIGFRNIAMINHFIAKLGELASPKGSPISRLSAYYTEALAIRVTRLWPHIFHINTPRELDRVDDDSGSALSLFNQVSPIPKFLHFTSNEILLRTFEGKDRVHIIDFDIKQGLQWPSLFQSLASRTSPPSHVRITGIGESKQELNETGDRLAGFAEALNLPFEFHPVVDRLEDVRLWMLHVKEQECVAVNCIFQMHKTLSDGNGGALRDFLGLIRSTNPTIVIMAEQEAEHNDPRLETRVSNSLKHYSAIFDSIGYSLPLDSSVRLKIEEMFAREIRNIIACEGRDRLERHESFEKWRKLIEQGGFRCMGISEREMLQSQLLLKMYSCENFSVMKQGQDGVGLTLSWLDQPLYTISAWAPLDITGSSSSYSQPS